In Candidatus Tanganyikabacteria bacterium, the genomic stretch GAACTACTCAAAGCGCAGCATCATCTTCCATGAGGGGGATCCCGGCGACACGCTCTACATCCTCAAGTCCGGCCGCGTGAAGATCTCAAAGATCACCGAAGACGGCCGCGAGAAGACGCTCACCATCATGCAGCCCGGCGACTTCTTCGGCGAGATGGCCATCTTCGACAGCCTCCCACGCTCCGCCACGGCCGAGGTGATCGACGACCAGGCCGTCACGTTCACGCTCAACAAGCGCGATTTCGAGCGCATCATCCTGGACAACCCGCAGATCGCCCTCAAGATCATGCGCGACCTCACGCACCGCATCCGGCAGGTCAACCAGCAGGTCGAGGACCTGGCCTTCAAGGACGTCCACGAACGCGTCGCCTCCACCCTCTGCAACCTTTCGAAGATCGAAGGCCGCAGCATCGGCGGCAACCGCATCCTCATAACGCTGAAGATGACCCACCAGGACCTGGCAAACATGGTCGGCTCCAGCCGCGAGACGGTCACCCGGGCGCTCAACCGCCTGCAGGACCAGGAGATCATCTCGATCGCGCACCAGCAGATCACCATCAACAAGCCCGAGGTGCTTGCCGCCTGGCGCTAGGCACCCCCCTCGGAGGCGCGAGGCTCCCCCCTGACCAACGTGCTCACCCCACAGCGCAGGTCGTAGCCCGCCCCGATCAAAAACCGCCGGACCGCGAGCCGGCGGTTTTTCATTACTTGCCCTGCGACGAACTGGCGTTGAGGACCTTGAGGACCTCTTCGGTCAGGTCCACCGCGCCCCAGAGGCTGGCCCGCGAATCGATGACGCCGTCCAGCCCGCGTTTCTTGGCCACCTGGGCGATCGCGCCCTTGGCCCTGGCGAGCAGGTCGTCGCCCAGTTGCTTCTGGAGGTCCTCGGCCCGCTGGCGCCGCTCGGCCAGCCGCCGCGAGTAATCCTGCTGCGTCTTCTCGCGGTTGGCCTCGGCGTCTTCCTTGGCGGCCTCCAGTTGCTTTCTGACCGCGACGTCGCCGGTCGCGGCGCGGACGGCCGCATCGGCCGACGCGATGCGGGCCTCGATGTCGGCCAGCTTCTGCTGGCCCTCCCGCAACTCGGCCTCGTACTTCTGCGTCTCGGCCTCGAGCTCATGGCGCACCCGGGACGCCTGGCCGAACTCCTGCTGGAGACGCACGACGTCCACGAAGCCGATCACCGGTTTGGCCGCCAGCGCGGGCCCGGCCAGCAGCAGGGTCGACGCGGCGAGAAACGGCACAAAACTCGAGCGCATGGTCGTCAAAATCTTAGCAGGTAGAATCGAAGGATGGAAAACGTCATCGCGGCAGCCCTGGCCGCCCGGCCGAAGGTCGAGCTGGCCGATCCGGCGCTATCCGCGGCGGCCGTCGTGGTGCCGT encodes the following:
- a CDS encoding Crp/Fnr family transcriptional regulator, translated to MPAKETPRIVLPQPSNSLAFLQRVSIFAGLGSEALARIAAVTGEKNYSKRSIIFHEGDPGDTLYILKSGRVKISKITEDGREKTLTIMQPGDFFGEMAIFDSLPRSATAEVIDDQAVTFTLNKRDFERIILDNPQIALKIMRDLTHRIRQVNQQVEDLAFKDVHERVASTLCNLSKIEGRSIGGNRILITLKMTHQDLANMVGSSRETVTRALNRLQDQEIISIAHQQITINKPEVLAAWR
- a CDS encoding OmpH family outer membrane protein, translating into MRSSFVPFLAASTLLLAGPALAAKPVIGFVDVVRLQQEFGQASRVRHELEAETQKYEAELREGQQKLADIEARIASADAAVRAATGDVAVRKQLEAAKEDAEANREKTQQDYSRRLAERRQRAEDLQKQLGDDLLARAKGAIAQVAKKRGLDGVIDSRASLWGAVDLTEEVLKVLNASSSQGK